Proteins from one Cicer arietinum cultivar CDC Frontier isolate Library 1 chromosome 3, Cicar.CDCFrontier_v2.0, whole genome shotgun sequence genomic window:
- the LOC101488941 gene encoding pectinesterase-like, translating to MATTQESLLDKPRKSLPKTFWLILSLAAIISSSALIATHLKKPISFHLTSAPHVYCEHALDAKSCLTHVSEVSQGPILVTTKDHKLHVLLSLLTKSTTHIQKTMDTTNAIKSRINSPREETALRDCEQLMEISMDRIWDSMLALTKNTIDSQQDAHTWLSSVLTNHVTCLDGLEAISQVLMESDFQDLISRARTSLAVFLAVFPQQGHDQFVDETLNGDFPSWITSKDRRLLESSVGDIKANVVVAKDGSGKFKTVAEAVATAPDNGKTRYVIYVKKGTYKENIEIGSIKKNVMLVGDGMDATIITGNLNFIDGTTTFKSATVAAVGDGFIAQDIGFQNTAGAEKHQAVALRVGADQSVINRCRIDAFQDTLYAHSNRQFYRDSVITGTIDFIFGNAAVVFQKCKLVARKPMANQNNMYTAQGREDPGQNTGTSIQQCDLTPTADLKPVVGSIKTFLGRPWKKYSRTVVMQSFLDSHIDPTGWAEWDAASKDFLQTLYYGEYMNNGAGAGTSKRVNWPGYHVITSAAEASKFTVAQLIQGNVWLKNTGVAFIEGL from the exons ATGGCTACTACTCAAGAATCTTTGCTAGACAAGCCAAGAAAATCCCTTCCTAAAACCTTTTGGTTAATCCTCTCTTTAGCTGCTATCATATCTTCATCAGCCCTTATTGCTACTCATCTCAAGAAACCAATCTCTTTCCACCTTACCTCAGCTCCCCATGTGTACTGCGAACATGCTCTTGATGCAAAATCCTGCTTAACTCATGTATCAGAAGTATCTCAAGGACCAATCTTGGTCACCACAAAAGACCACAAATTGCATGTACTCTTATCCTTATTAACCAAGTCCACCACACACATTCAAAAAACTATGGACACAACAAACGCTATTAAAAGCCGAATTAACAGTCCTAGAGAGGAGACAGCATTGCGTGACTGTGAACAACTAATGGAAATTTCCATGGACAGAATTTGGGACTCAATGTTGGCCCTAACGAAAAATACAATTGACTCACAGCAAGATGCACATACATGGCTAAGCAGTGTGCTCACTAACCATGTAACTTGCTTGGATGGATTAGAAGCCATATCTCAGGTACTTATGGAAAGTGACTTTCAAGACTTGATATCCAGAGCTAGAACTTCTCTGGCTGTGTTTCTTGCTGTTTTTCCTCAACAGGGTCATGACCAATTTGTCGATGAAACATTAAATGGCGATTTTCCGTCGTGGATTACAAGCAAGGATAGGAGGCTTTTGGAGTCTTCAGTTGGGGACATAAAGGCAAATGTTGTGGTGGCTAAAGATGGAAGTGGCAAGTTCAAGACAGTGGCTGAGGCTGTTGCAACTGCACCAGACAATGGTAAGACAAGGTATGTTATCTATGTGAAAAAAGGAACATACAAAGAGAATATAGAAATTGGCTCGATAAAGAAGAATGTGATGCTTGTGGGTGATGGTATGGATGCAACAATAATCACAGGCAACTTGAATTTCATTGATGGAACAACCACCTTTAAAAGTGCAACTGTTG CTGCTGTTGGGGATGGTTTTATAGCACAGGACATTGGGTTCCAAAACACAGCAGGTGCAGAAAAGCACCAGGCAGTGGCTCTCCGTGTCGGTGCCGACCAATCTGTCATCAACCGTTGCCGCATTGACGCCTTTCAAGACACTCTCTATGCACACTCCAACCGGCAATTTTACCGTGACTCTGTCATTACAGGTACCATTGACTTCATCTTTGGAAACGCAGCTGTAGTGTTCCAGAAGTGCAAGTTGGTGGCCCGAAAGCCCATGGCCAACCAAAACAACATGTACACGGCCCAAGGTCGAGAAGACCCAGGTCAGAACACAGGAACTTCAATTCAACAATGTGACTTAACACCAACTGCAGACCTTAAACCTGTGGTGGGCTCCATCAAAACTTTCCTCGGCCGCCCATGGAAGAAATACTCCAGGACTGTTGTGATGCAATCCTTTCTGGATAGCCACATTGATCCAACAGGATGGGCTGAATGGGACGCCGCGAGTAAGGACTTTCTACAAACATTGTACTACGGAGAGTACATGAATAATGGAGCAGGTGCTGGTACCAGCAAGAGAGTGAATTGGCCTGGTTATCATGTCATCACAAGTGCAGCAGAGGCTAGCAAGTTTACAGTAGCACAACTAATCCAAGGTAATGTTTGGTTGAAGAACACAGGGGTGGCTTTTATTGAGGGATTGTAA